The proteins below are encoded in one region of Sphingobium yanoikuyae:
- a CDS encoding DUF58 domain-containing protein — MADFIPPDVRSRLKSLRLLTRRAVGSHGLGLHHSHSRGAGLEFAQYRAYEPGDELRQIDWKLYARSDKFFVREAERESPVAVWIVMDASASMAQTDAIRPDYSRLDAAKGIAASIAELAMQQGDRFGWMALSDTGLRLLPPATGLRQRDRLLLDMLPLQAEGGFAAEAQLGPLWERIGAHDLVILLSDCFEPGAIDLVEKLSAAGREVLVIEMLTVGERDFPFDGGYRFRDPETGEELLGDGAALRAEFLRRFGEARAELHARLDAVGIRRATHVLDEPIDLPLRRLFGAHDAAEYS; from the coding sequence ATGGCCGATTTCATCCCCCCAGATGTGCGCAGCCGGCTGAAAAGCCTGCGCCTGCTCACGCGCCGGGCGGTGGGATCGCATGGCCTCGGCCTCCATCACAGCCACAGCCGGGGGGCGGGCCTCGAATTTGCGCAATATCGCGCCTATGAGCCGGGCGACGAACTGCGCCAGATCGACTGGAAGCTCTATGCCCGGTCGGACAAATTCTTCGTCCGCGAGGCGGAACGGGAAAGCCCGGTCGCGGTCTGGATCGTGATGGATGCCAGCGCGTCGATGGCGCAGACCGATGCGATCCGGCCCGATTATAGCCGGCTCGACGCGGCCAAGGGGATCGCCGCCAGTATCGCCGAATTGGCGATGCAGCAGGGCGATCGCTTCGGCTGGATGGCGCTGTCCGACACCGGGCTGCGGCTGTTGCCGCCCGCGACCGGCCTGCGCCAGCGCGACCGGCTGCTGCTCGACATGCTGCCGCTGCAGGCGGAAGGAGGCTTTGCCGCCGAAGCGCAATTGGGACCGCTCTGGGAGCGGATCGGCGCGCATGATCTGGTGATTTTGCTCAGCGATTGTTTTGAGCCGGGCGCGATCGATCTGGTCGAGAAGCTGTCAGCCGCCGGGCGCGAGGTTCTGGTGATCGAGATGCTGACCGTGGGTGAACGGGATTTCCCGTTCGACGGCGGCTATCGCTTCCGCGACCCGGAAACCGGCGAGGAACTGCTGGGCGACGGCGCCGCGCTGCGCGCCGAATTTCTGCGCCGTTTCGGCGAGGCGCGCGCGGAGTTGCATGCCCGGCTGGATGCGGTCGGCATCCGCCGCGCGACCCATGTGCTGGACGAGCCGATCGACCTGCCGCTGCGCCGCCTGTTCGGCGCCCATGACGCGGCCGAATATTCATGA
- a CDS encoding AAA family ATPase, with amino-acid sequence MTDISEAEIQQKLARLGELRAAIGQAIVGQGAVVEQLLIGLLAGGHCLLEGVPGLGKTLLVRSLGEALKLDFRRVQFTPDLMPSDILGTELLEEDHGTGHRSFRFQKGPVFTNLLLADELNRTPPKTQAALLEAMQERTVSYGGTTYQLPSPFFVLATQNPLEQAGTYPLPEAQLDRFLLHIRVDYPTEQEEHDILAQTTGAKPGAVPAVMQGEEVLALQKLVRDVHFGEDLLRWVTRIVRASRPGEGAPEEIRKYVKWGAGPRAGQSLILAAKARALLQGRLAATREDIVALAGPVMRHRLLLSFAAEAEGKSADDVVAALVRAVPLG; translated from the coding sequence ATGACCGATATCAGCGAAGCGGAAATCCAGCAGAAACTGGCGCGCCTGGGCGAATTGCGCGCGGCGATCGGCCAGGCGATCGTGGGGCAGGGGGCAGTGGTCGAACAGTTGCTGATCGGCCTGCTCGCTGGCGGCCATTGCCTGCTCGAAGGGGTGCCGGGCCTCGGCAAGACGTTGCTGGTCCGCTCGCTCGGCGAAGCGCTCAAGCTCGACTTCCGCCGGGTACAGTTCACGCCTGATCTGATGCCCAGCGACATTCTCGGCACCGAATTGCTGGAGGAGGATCATGGCACCGGCCATCGCAGCTTCCGCTTCCAGAAGGGGCCGGTCTTCACCAACCTGCTGCTGGCCGACGAACTCAACCGCACCCCGCCCAAGACGCAGGCGGCGCTGCTGGAGGCGATGCAGGAGCGGACCGTCAGCTATGGCGGCACCACCTATCAGCTGCCATCGCCCTTCTTCGTGCTGGCGACGCAAAATCCGCTGGAACAGGCCGGCACCTATCCGTTGCCTGAGGCGCAGCTCGATCGTTTCCTCCTCCATATCCGGGTCGATTATCCGACCGAGCAGGAAGAGCATGACATTCTCGCCCAGACCACCGGGGCCAAGCCGGGCGCGGTGCCGGCGGTGATGCAGGGCGAGGAGGTTCTGGCGCTGCAGAAACTGGTGCGCGACGTGCATTTTGGCGAGGATCTGCTGCGCTGGGTGACGCGGATCGTGCGGGCGAGCCGTCCGGGCGAGGGTGCGCCGGAGGAAATCCGCAAATATGTGAAATGGGGCGCCGGCCCGCGCGCCGGCCAGTCGCTGATCCTGGCGGCCAAGGCGCGGGCGCTGCTGCAGGGCCGTCTGGCGGCGACGCGCGAGGATATCGTTGCGCTGGCCGGGCCAGTGATGCGCCACCGCCTGCTGCTGTCCTTCGCCGCCGAGGCGGAGGGGAAGAGTGCCGACGATGTCGTCGCCGCGCTCGTCCGCGCCGTGCCGCTCGGCTGA
- a CDS encoding DUF4159 domain-containing protein: MTRGEFLRLMAGGLAGAMLARPLAAAGGYDFWFTRLRYDSGDWDVDQRMPSNLITSLIDYTTLRVDPKEHVIALSDPKMLTAPFCYMAGHKLVEFSEAERRNFERYVRNGGFVLVDDCNHDIDGLFARSFEAQMAKIFGPKGLKTLPKTHPVYRSFFKFDGPPNTALELNGWGDDLVHDYLKGIEVNGRLGVLYSNKDYGCEWDYDWRNKRFLAEDNTKFAVNIVMYALSS, translated from the coding sequence ATGACACGCGGCGAGTTTCTTCGGTTGATGGCGGGCGGTCTGGCTGGCGCAATGCTGGCCCGTCCCCTTGCCGCCGCGGGAGGCTATGATTTCTGGTTCACGCGGCTGCGCTATGACTCGGGCGACTGGGATGTCGACCAGCGCATGCCGTCCAACCTCATCACCTCGCTGATCGATTATACGACGCTGCGGGTCGACCCGAAGGAGCATGTCATCGCCCTTTCGGACCCGAAGATGCTGACCGCGCCCTTCTGCTACATGGCGGGGCACAAGCTGGTCGAATTTTCGGAGGCCGAGCGGCGCAATTTCGAGCGCTATGTCCGCAATGGCGGCTTCGTCCTGGTGGATGATTGCAACCATGACATAGACGGGCTGTTCGCCCGCTCGTTCGAGGCGCAGATGGCCAAGATTTTTGGCCCCAAGGGCTTGAAGACGCTGCCCAAGACCCATCCGGTCTATCGCAGCTTCTTCAAGTTCGACGGGCCGCCCAATACCGCGCTGGAGCTGAACGGCTGGGGCGACGATCTGGTCCATGATTATCTCAAGGGCATAGAGGTCAATGGCCGCCTGGGCGTTCTCTACAGCAACAAGGATTATGGCTGCGAGTGGGACTATGACTGGCGCAACAAGCGCTTCCTGGCCGAGGATAATACCAAGTTCGCGGTCAATATCGTGATGTATGCGCTGTCATCTTGA
- a CDS encoding TldD/PmbA family protein: MSILTEAQAKAILTKVVALSKADECTAQLTGKIQGNIRFARNDVSTAGLTDDIELAVQVAYGKKVGTATINQFDDASLERVVRRAETLANLAPDNPEFMPAVDSQAYKASPTFAQSTADITPEYRAQVASTSITACKSQKLIAAGYLEDNQSFVAIANSKGNFGYQRSTMLDYTCTVRTEDGRGSGWVGTDTQDATRFKADSDIQIAMRKASASSEAKALEPGKYTVILEPMAAAGLIGFMFYFFGAREADEGRSFLSKKGGGNKLGEQVFGPQVNFYTDPWDPVAPCLPWDDDGLARQRVDMVKDGKVTNLNYSRYWASKQGKPAIGQMGNILMTGGTKTTADLVRSTERGVLVTRTWYIRMVDPQTVLLTGLTRDGTFYVENGQIKYPIKNFRFNESPVIMLNNVEELGRPVRVPPDEVSMNIVVPPMKLRDFTFTSLSDAV, encoded by the coding sequence ATGAGCATCCTTACCGAAGCGCAGGCCAAGGCCATCCTGACCAAGGTCGTCGCCCTGTCGAAGGCCGACGAGTGCACCGCGCAATTGACCGGCAAGATCCAGGGCAATATCCGTTTCGCCCGCAACGACGTGTCGACCGCGGGCCTCACCGACGATATCGAACTGGCGGTCCAGGTCGCCTATGGCAAGAAGGTCGGCACCGCCACCATCAACCAGTTCGACGACGCCTCGCTGGAACGCGTGGTGCGCCGGGCGGAAACGCTGGCCAATCTGGCCCCGGACAATCCGGAGTTCATGCCGGCGGTGGACAGCCAGGCCTATAAGGCCAGCCCGACCTTCGCCCAGTCGACCGCCGACATCACGCCCGAATATCGCGCCCAGGTGGCGTCGACCTCGATCACCGCCTGCAAGTCGCAGAAGCTGATCGCGGCCGGCTATCTGGAGGATAATCAGAGCTTCGTCGCAATCGCCAACAGCAAAGGCAATTTCGGCTATCAGCGCTCGACCATGCTGGATTATACCTGCACCGTCCGTACCGAGGATGGCCGGGGTTCCGGCTGGGTCGGCACCGACACGCAGGACGCCACCCGTTTCAAGGCGGACAGCGATATCCAGATCGCGATGCGCAAGGCATCGGCCTCCTCCGAGGCCAAGGCGCTGGAGCCGGGCAAATATACCGTGATCCTGGAACCGATGGCGGCCGCGGGCCTGATCGGCTTCATGTTCTACTTCTTCGGCGCGCGCGAGGCGGACGAGGGCCGCAGCTTCCTGTCGAAGAAGGGCGGCGGCAACAAGCTGGGCGAACAGGTGTTCGGGCCGCAGGTCAATTTCTACACCGACCCGTGGGATCCGGTCGCGCCCTGTCTGCCCTGGGACGATGATGGCCTCGCCCGCCAGCGCGTCGACATGGTCAAGGACGGTAAGGTCACGAACCTCAATTACAGCCGTTACTGGGCGAGCAAGCAGGGCAAGCCTGCGATCGGCCAGATGGGCAATATCCTGATGACCGGTGGCACCAAGACTACCGCCGATCTGGTCCGTTCGACCGAGCGCGGCGTGCTCGTCACCCGCACCTGGTATATCCGCATGGTCGATCCGCAGACCGTGCTGCTGACCGGCCTGACCCGCGACGGCACCTTCTATGTCGAAAACGGCCAGATCAAATATCCGATCAAGAATTTCCGGTTCAACGAGAGCCCGGTGATCATGCTCAACAATGTCGAAGAGCTGGGTCGCCCGGTCCGCGTGCCGCCGGACGAAGTGTCGATGAACATCGTCGTGCCGCCGATGAAGCTGCGCGACTTCACCTTCACCTCGCTCTCGGACGCGGTGTAA
- a CDS encoding TldD/PmbA family protein has product MHRRDFLAFGTMGVGGLVLPSFFGKVIAAEDLSSALDVGFKKGLADAAMNAAKSAGASYCDVRVGRYLRQFVITREKNVENIVNTESTGVGIRVLANGAWGFAATNELSKEAVAKAAQQAVAIAKANAPQQSAPVQLAPVKGAGEVSWKTPIVKNSMAVPIKDKVELLMGVNAAAMEAGADFVNSILFLVNEQKYFASTDGSYIDQDVHRIWAPMTVTAVDKTSGKFRTREGLSSPMGLGFEYLDGAASGKTVLPNGVTVYGNSYDMKEDAIAAAKQARAKLKAPSVKPGKYDLVLDPSHTWLTIHESVGHPLELDRVLGYEANYAGTSFATMDKLQAHFQYGSDKVNIVADKVQPGSLGAVAYDDEGVKTKKWDLIRDGKLVGYQAIRDQAHIEGKKESDGCAYADSWSNVQFQRMANVSLEPGKTKQSVADMISGVEDGIYIIGDGSFSIDQQRYNAQFGGQLFYEIKNGKIGQQIEDVAYQIRTPEFWNACVGVCDQSDYRLGGSFFDGKGQPAQVSAVSHGSSTARFNGINVINTARSLG; this is encoded by the coding sequence TTGCATAGACGCGACTTCCTGGCCTTTGGCACCATGGGTGTCGGCGGGCTCGTCCTGCCGTCCTTTTTCGGCAAGGTCATTGCAGCAGAGGATCTCAGCAGCGCGCTCGACGTCGGCTTCAAGAAGGGGCTGGCCGACGCCGCGATGAACGCGGCCAAGAGCGCCGGTGCCAGCTATTGCGACGTGCGCGTTGGCCGCTATCTGCGCCAGTTCGTCATCACCCGCGAAAAGAATGTCGAGAATATCGTCAACACCGAATCCACCGGTGTCGGCATCCGCGTTCTGGCCAATGGCGCCTGGGGCTTTGCCGCCACCAATGAGCTGAGCAAGGAAGCGGTGGCCAAGGCCGCGCAGCAGGCGGTCGCCATCGCCAAGGCCAATGCGCCGCAGCAGAGCGCCCCGGTCCAGCTCGCCCCGGTCAAGGGCGCGGGCGAGGTCAGCTGGAAGACGCCGATCGTCAAGAACAGCATGGCCGTGCCGATCAAGGACAAGGTCGAGCTGCTGATGGGCGTGAACGCTGCCGCGATGGAGGCGGGCGCCGACTTCGTCAATTCGATCCTGTTCCTGGTCAATGAGCAGAAATATTTCGCCAGCACCGATGGCAGCTATATCGACCAGGATGTCCACCGCATCTGGGCGCCGATGACGGTCACCGCGGTCGACAAGACCAGCGGCAAGTTCCGCACGCGCGAGGGGCTATCCTCGCCGATGGGCCTGGGCTTTGAATATCTCGACGGCGCCGCCAGCGGCAAGACCGTGCTGCCCAATGGCGTCACCGTCTATGGCAACAGCTATGACATGAAGGAAGACGCGATCGCCGCCGCCAAGCAGGCGCGTGCGAAGCTCAAGGCGCCGTCGGTCAAGCCGGGCAAATATGACCTGGTGCTCGACCCGTCGCACACCTGGCTGACCATCCACGAGTCCGTCGGCCATCCGCTCGAGCTGGACCGCGTGCTGGGCTATGAAGCCAATTATGCTGGCACCAGCTTCGCCACCATGGACAAGCTGCAGGCCCATTTCCAATATGGCAGCGACAAGGTGAACATCGTCGCCGACAAGGTTCAGCCCGGCAGCCTGGGCGCCGTCGCCTATGATGACGAGGGCGTGAAGACCAAGAAATGGGATCTGATCCGCGACGGCAAGCTGGTCGGTTACCAGGCGATCCGTGACCAGGCCCATATCGAGGGCAAGAAGGAATCGGACGGCTGCGCCTATGCCGACAGCTGGTCCAATGTGCAGTTCCAGCGCATGGCCAATGTCAGCCTGGAACCGGGCAAGACCAAGCAGAGTGTCGCGGACATGATTTCCGGTGTCGAGGACGGCATCTACATCATTGGCGACGGCAGCTTCTCGATCGACCAGCAGCGCTACAACGCCCAGTTTGGCGGCCAGCTCTTCTACGAGATCAAGAACGGCAAGATCGGTCAGCAGATCGAGGATGTCGCTTACCAGATTCGCACCCCGGAATTCTGGAATGCCTGCGTCGGCGTCTGCGACCAGAGCGACTATCGCCTGGGTGGCTCCTTCTTCGACGGCAAGGGCCAGCCGGCCCAGGTCTCCGCCGTGTCGCACGGGTCTTCGACCGCGCGCTTCAACGGTATCAACGTCATCAACACCGCGCGTTCGCTCGGCTGA
- a CDS encoding Fe2+-dependent dioxygenase, with amino-acid sequence MLIVIPDLIDAAGVAHIRALIDAAQWVDGNVTSGHQSALAKRNLQLPESAPEARQAGQMILDALGRSPLFIAAALPLKIFPPLFNSYAGGQAFGTHVDNAVRIQAGTGFRVRSDLSITVFLEEPESYEGGELTIETNFGVQQVKLPAGQAVLYPSSSLHRVEPVTQGRRVASFFWMQSMIRDDAARQMLFDLDSSIQQLALDRGHDDAQVIRLTGVYHNLLRRWADA; translated from the coding sequence ATGCTGATCGTCATTCCCGACCTGATCGATGCCGCCGGCGTCGCCCACATCCGCGCGCTGATCGATGCCGCGCAATGGGTCGATGGCAATGTCACCTCCGGCCATCAGTCGGCGCTGGCCAAGCGCAACCTGCAACTGCCCGAAAGCGCGCCGGAAGCGCGCCAGGCGGGACAGATGATCCTCGATGCGCTTGGGCGATCGCCCCTGTTCATCGCCGCCGCGCTGCCGCTCAAGATCTTTCCGCCTTTGTTCAACAGCTATGCCGGCGGGCAGGCGTTCGGCACCCATGTCGACAATGCCGTGCGCATCCAGGCCGGCACCGGCTTTCGCGTGCGATCCGACCTGTCGATCACCGTCTTCCTGGAGGAGCCGGAAAGCTATGAGGGCGGCGAACTGACGATCGAGACCAATTTCGGCGTGCAGCAGGTGAAGCTGCCGGCGGGGCAGGCGGTGCTCTATCCCTCCTCCTCGCTGCATCGGGTCGAACCGGTGACGCAGGGCCGGCGCGTCGCCAGCTTCTTCTGGATGCAGTCGATGATCCGCGACGATGCCGCGCGCCAGATGCTGTTCGATCTCGACAGTTCGATCCAGCAACTGGCGCTCGATCGCGGCCATGACGATGCGCAGGTGATCCGCCTGACCGGCGTCTATCATAATCTGCTGCGCCGCTGGGCCGACGCCTGA
- a CDS encoding energy transducer TonB, which translates to MLQAAQGRAEVYATDFADVGDDRPMPVASGRAIAVPAERYGARRGPNLPAIAAILVVHALLIGALIQVRNHVVRAEEAKLTVVNLSPPPPPPAAEAPPPPPSQPQVVAPPPIVQTPVPPVQIATTPDPIPAPSPVAVSAPPSPPAPAAPVMAAAAPSVVQAGDIGAQMVSGKPPRYPIDSRRKREQGTVVLVLVVGTDGGVESIGIARSSGFARLDDAARDAVKHWRWRPIIRDGQAVRVKGVVEIPFVIRTDKV; encoded by the coding sequence ATGCTGCAGGCGGCACAGGGCAGGGCGGAGGTCTATGCGACCGATTTCGCCGATGTCGGTGACGATCGTCCGATGCCCGTTGCCAGCGGGCGTGCCATCGCTGTTCCGGCCGAACGCTATGGCGCCCGGCGCGGTCCGAACCTGCCCGCCATTGCCGCCATCCTGGTCGTGCATGCGCTGCTGATCGGCGCGCTGATCCAGGTGCGCAATCATGTCGTCCGGGCCGAAGAGGCGAAGCTGACGGTGGTGAACCTGTCGCCACCCCCGCCACCGCCCGCCGCCGAAGCGCCCCCGCCGCCGCCATCCCAGCCGCAGGTCGTGGCGCCGCCGCCGATCGTCCAGACGCCGGTGCCGCCGGTGCAGATCGCCACCACGCCCGATCCGATCCCCGCGCCATCGCCGGTCGCCGTGTCGGCCCCGCCATCGCCGCCGGCCCCTGCCGCGCCGGTCATGGCTGCCGCGGCCCCTTCGGTCGTCCAGGCGGGCGATATCGGCGCGCAGATGGTGTCGGGCAAGCCGCCCCGCTATCCGATCGACAGCCGGCGCAAGCGCGAGCAGGGCACCGTCGTCCTGGTGCTGGTGGTCGGCACCGACGGCGGTGTCGAGAGCATCGGCATCGCCCGCAGCAGTGGTTTTGCGCGACTGGATGATGCCGCGCGCGATGCGGTGAAGCATTGGCGCTGGCGCCCGATCATCCGTGACGGTCAGGCCGTGCGGGTGAAGGGCGTGGTCGAAATCCCCTTCGTCATCCGCACCGACAAGGTCTGA
- a CDS encoding ribbon-helix-helix domain-containing protein: MAKGDASDGAAASGASPFAPPVKRSVTIAGHQTAISLEPIFWQALRDAAAEAELPINALIARIDVTRMAADDPPNLASAIRCWLFARVRTQDSPPG; encoded by the coding sequence ATGGCCAAGGGCGACGCTTCCGATGGCGCAGCCGCGTCCGGGGCGTCGCCCTTTGCCCCTCCGGTCAAGCGCAGCGTGACCATTGCCGGGCACCAGACCGCGATCAGCCTGGAGCCGATTTTCTGGCAGGCGCTGCGCGATGCCGCGGCCGAGGCCGAATTGCCGATCAATGCGCTGATCGCCCGCATCGACGTGACGCGGATGGCGGCCGACGATCCCCCCAATCTGGCCAGCGCGATCCGCTGCTGGCTCTTTGCCCGCGTCCGGACACAGGATTCGCCGCCGGGCTGA
- the phbB gene encoding acetoacetyl-CoA reductase, protein MSRVAIVTGGTRGIGEAISLALKEMGYTVAANYAGNEEKAKAFTDATGIASFKWDVGDHQACLDGCAAVAEALGPVDIVVNNAGITRDGVLAKMSFDDWNEVMRINLGGCFNMAKATFGGMRERGWGRIVNIGSINGQAGQYGQVNYAAAKSGIHGFTKALAQEGAKYGVTVNAIAPGYIDTDMVAAVPAPVLEKIVAKIPVGRLGQAHEIARGVAFFCSDEGGFVTGSTLSINGGQHMY, encoded by the coding sequence ATGTCGAGAGTAGCGATCGTGACCGGCGGAACCCGCGGTATCGGGGAAGCCATCAGCCTGGCACTCAAGGAAATGGGATATACGGTTGCCGCCAACTATGCCGGCAACGAGGAAAAGGCCAAGGCCTTCACCGACGCCACCGGCATTGCCAGCTTCAAATGGGACGTCGGCGATCATCAGGCCTGCCTGGATGGCTGCGCTGCGGTGGCGGAAGCGCTCGGCCCGGTCGACATCGTCGTCAACAATGCGGGCATCACCCGTGACGGCGTGCTCGCCAAGATGAGCTTCGACGACTGGAACGAAGTCATGCGCATCAACCTTGGCGGTTGCTTCAACATGGCCAAGGCGACCTTTGGCGGCATGCGCGAGCGCGGCTGGGGCCGGATCGTTAATATCGGTTCGATCAACGGCCAGGCCGGCCAATATGGCCAGGTCAACTATGCCGCCGCCAAGTCGGGCATCCACGGCTTCACCAAGGCGCTGGCGCAGGAAGGCGCCAAATATGGCGTCACCGTCAATGCGATCGCGCCCGGCTATATCGACACCGACATGGTCGCCGCCGTGCCGGCACCGGTGCTGGAAAAGATCGTCGCCAAGATCCCGGTCGGCCGTCTGGGCCAGGCGCATGAGATCGCGCGCGGCGTCGCCTTCTTCTGCAGCGACGAAGGCGGCTTCGTGACCGGCAGCACGCTGTCGATCAACGGCGGCCAGCACATGTATTGA
- the hemH gene encoding ferrochelatase has protein sequence MPDSEIDTRTPSRVGVLLINLGTPDAPDAKSVRRYLAEFLSDPRVVEIPQIIWQPILRGAVLTTRPKKSAHAYQQVWMPGGSPLAVYTRETAEALQQAMGPDLIVDWAMRYGNPSIASRLQAMMAQGCERILLAPLYPQYSGATTATALDKAFAALADMRLQPAIRTLPPYYADPDYIAALKASIDGHLAQLDFRPDALLASFHGMPERTLKLGDPYYHQSVETVRLLDAAMDLPVHMSFQSRFGRAKWLEPETEATLTRLVKEGVRNIAVVTPGFSADCLETLEEIGLRAKEVFLAEGGEKFAFLPCLNASPEAITLYQRLVGRELSGWVDQRV, from the coding sequence ATGCCTGACAGCGAAATTGACACTCGAACGCCATCGCGCGTCGGCGTGTTGCTGATCAATCTCGGCACGCCCGACGCGCCCGATGCCAAATCGGTGCGCCGTTATCTGGCGGAATTCCTGTCCGACCCGCGCGTGGTGGAAATTCCGCAGATTATCTGGCAGCCGATCCTGCGCGGCGCGGTGCTGACGACGCGGCCGAAAAAGTCGGCCCATGCCTATCAGCAGGTGTGGATGCCCGGCGGATCGCCGCTGGCGGTCTATACCCGCGAGACGGCGGAGGCGTTGCAGCAGGCGATGGGGCCGGACCTGATCGTCGACTGGGCGATGCGCTATGGCAATCCGTCGATCGCCAGCCGGCTCCAGGCGATGATGGCGCAGGGTTGCGAGCGCATCCTTCTGGCGCCGCTCTATCCGCAATATTCCGGCGCGACCACCGCGACCGCGCTGGACAAGGCCTTTGCCGCGCTGGCCGACATGCGGCTGCAACCGGCGATCCGCACCCTGCCGCCTTATTATGCCGATCCCGACTATATCGCCGCGTTGAAGGCGTCGATCGACGGCCATCTGGCGCAGCTCGACTTCAGGCCCGACGCGCTGCTCGCCAGTTTCCATGGCATGCCGGAACGGACGCTGAAGCTGGGCGACCCCTATTATCACCAGTCGGTGGAGACGGTCCGGCTGCTCGATGCGGCGATGGACCTGCCCGTCCATATGAGCTTCCAGTCGCGTTTCGGCCGGGCCAAATGGCTGGAACCGGAGACAGAGGCGACGCTCACCAGATTGGTGAAGGAAGGTGTCCGGAACATTGCTGTCGTGACACCCGGATTTTCGGCAGATTGTCTGGAAACCCTAGAGGAAATCGGACTTCGCGCGAAAGAAGTTTTTTTAGCGGAAGGTGGCGAAAAATTTGCCTTTTTGCCCTGTCTAAACGCATCCCCCGAAGCTATCACCCTCTACCAGCGGCTGGTCGGCCGCGAGCTTTCAGGATGGGTGGACCAGAGGGTCTAG